The following is a genomic window from Armatimonadota bacterium.
GCCGTGGCACGCGGTCTCCAGGGGGCCCCAGACGCGGACGTCAATAGCCCGCATCCCGCGCTCGGGCACGTGGATCCCGCCCGGGTCCTGCGCTTCGGTCAGGCGGGGCGCTCTCGGCTGGTCAGCATCAGTCTGACGTGGGCCATGGCGGGGATCCTCCTGCTCATCTTGGCGTTTGGGACGCCGCCTTCGCGTTCCGCGCCGCCTCGGGCACCAGACCGTGCTGTCCTCGCCGTCCACGCCAACCGGCTCGAGGGAAAGTACGTCTTCCGCAGCCGGACCTGGGACCTCGAGCAGATCCGGCGGGTGTTCAACGCCGTGATCGTCGCTGCCGGCGACCAGGATCTCGTCAGGGCGGCGCGGGCCGCAGGGCTCGCCGTCTACATTCAGTTCGACGAGAAGCGCGACTTTGCAGCGGGCAAGGACATCGCCCCTACCGTTCGGGCCGTCGTCGCCCAGGTCCGTGCCAACCCGGGGACGATCGCGGGCATACGGATTGCCGACGAACTCAACGAAGCGCTCGATCCACAGACGGCGCTTGCCTATCTGCGCGCGACCGGTGGCGTGCTGCGCCGCGAAGCCCCCGGCGTGCCGGTGATCGTCGACGTGATCGACGGCGAGCTGACCTGCAACCAGCCGGGGCAGAGGCTGTGCGCGCAGTACCTCGTCGGCAACTCCCGCTACCTGCGCGACTACGTCCTCAAGATGTTCTACGAATCCGGGTACGTCGACGGGTTCTTTCTGTCGACGAGCCTGCGCAACTTCGACCCGGACGTCCAGGCGAGGGCGTGGCAGAAGGCTCGCGCGATGTTTCCGCAGCCGTTTTTGCTGTTCAACCGCACGGCGCAACTGTCGTTCTCCGAGCCTTCCTACCCGCACGACGCCGCGACGGCACGCAGACAGGTCGCGGCGCACGTCAGCGTGCCGCTTCTCCAGGGCGCCGACGGGGTCGACCTGTGGGCCTGGCACCGCCCCTGGCGCGACTCGCTGCGCACGTTCCTCGACAAGGACGGCCGCGCCAACCCGCTGTGGGATGCGCTGGTCCAGGCAGCGCGGGAGATGGGGGTCCACCGACCGTGACACGCTCCGTCGCGCCGACCACACCCGCCCAAGCCCTGCTGCTGCTGTGCGCCAATCCTCAGGCGGCGACCGATGCGGTGGCTGCCGGGCTGCCCGCCGACGACGCGGCGTGGGAGGCCTTCCTGGCCCTCGCGGCCGGGCACGGCGTGCTCTCGCTCGTCCACCGACGCCTTAGCGCCGAAGCCATCCCGCTCTGGGTGGCGGCCCGGCTGCGCGCGGCCCTGGAGGACACCCTCGCGCAGAACCTGTTCCTGACCGCCGAACTGCTGCGCTTGCTGGAACGTTTCGCCGCCGGGGGGGTGCGGGTGATGCCGCTGAAGGGGCCGACGCTCGCCCTTCGGCTGTACGGAAACGTCGGACTTCGCGAAGTTCGGGACCTCGACGTGCTCGTGCATCCCTCAGACGCCGAGCCAGCCCACCGACTGCTCATGGAGTCCGGATACCGCCCCGACATCCCGCTGACGCCCCGGCAGGAGGCCTTCTATCTGGCCCACGGCGCGATGCGCAACTTCGTCCGCCGCGACGGTCGCATGGTCGTCGAGCTGCACTGGCGCCTGGCGCAGAGGTACCTGCTCTTTGCACTCCCTTTCGACGAGCTGTGGCGGCGCAGGACCGTCCAGCCGCTGGGAGGGCGGTCCATTCCCGATCTGGCGCCCGAAGACCTCCTGATCGTGCTGTGCGCGCACGGTGCCAAGCACCGCTGGTCGAGGCTGTTGTGGATCGCCGACGTCGCGGAGTTTCTCTGGCACGAACGCCCTGACTGGGAAGCGACGCTCGAACGCGCACGGTCGATGGGCTGCACGCGGATGGTGCTTGTGGGGGCAACGCTTGCGGGATCGCTGCTGCGCGCCCCGTTGCCGGACATCCTCGCGGCAGGGGCGGCCACCGATCCAATGGTCGGTACGTTGCGCGACCAGGTGACGCGTCGCCTGTGGGTGCCCGACCACTCCGCCGTGGCCGAAAGAGTGGGGTTTTCGATGTTCTACTACCGCTGCCGGGAGCGGATCGGCGACCGCCTTCGGTATGTCTGGAGGTCGGCCACCACGCCAAACCTGCAGGACTGGAGCGCCCTGCGACTGCCTCCGGCGCTGTCGGTGCTGTACTACGCATTCCGCCCGCTGCGCCTGATCTGGAAGTACGGCAGCGAGGTGGTCCGTGGGTAGCCGGCCAGAAGCGTCGCACATGGACCTACGGGCAGACGGGACGACTGCGGGCCGCGCGCGCGCACCGTCGTTCAGGCAGGAAGGCAGCGGGTCTCCGGCGGTGGAGCTCGTGGAGGTGACGCGCCGCTTCGGCGCCGTCGTTGCCCTCGACCGGGTGTCGATGCGCGTCGTGCCGGGGCAGGTCGCAGCGCTGCTCGGCCCCAACGGCGCCGGCAAGACGACCCTGCTGCGCGTGCTGACCGGGCTGATAGACCCCCACGAAGGAGAGGCGCGGATCCTGGGGCAGGCGGTGACCGACGGTGGATGGGTGACCAGGCGCCTTATCGGTTTGGTCCCCTCCGGCGACCGCACCTTCTATCTGCGCCTGTCGGGCCTGGAAAACCTCGTCTTCTTCGCGAGGCTGCACGGGATGCGGGGGCGGCAGGCGGCCGGGCGGGCACGCGAGGTCCTCGACCAGGTCGGCCTGGCAGACGCCGGGGAGGTCGCCGTCGGGCGCTACTCCCACGGCATGCAGAAGCGGTTGTCGGTGGCGCGCGCGCTGTTGACCGACCCACCTGTCCTGCTGGTCGACGAGGCGACGCACGACCTGGATCCGGAGGGGGCACAGGCGGTCCGTACGCTCGTGCGCGCGCGCGCCGCGCGCGGCACGGCGGTGATCTGGACGACCCAACGCGTCGAGGAGATCCGGGGCTTCGCCGACACCGTGACGGTGCTCGGTCGCGGACGTGTCCTGTTCGACGGTACGGTCCCGGAACTGCTGAGCCGGTCCTTGCCCCGCCGATACATCCTGCAGGTTCGCGACGGAGCGCGGCGTGTCCCGGACCTGGCCGAGGCGCTGGACAGAGCGCTGGGTACGACCGGCACGATCGAGCCGACCGCACAGGCCGAACACTTCCTGCTCGCCCTGCCCGAGGGCGCGATCCTCGGCGATGCGGTGGCGGCCCTGACCGCTTCGAACTTCCAGGTCCTGGCGTGCCGCGAGGAGACGCCGGAGGTCGAGCACGTCTTCTTGCAGATCACCCGAGGAGACAGCCGATGACGATCACGACGCCGCCACGTCCGTATCCTGGCTTCCTGCCAGGGCTGGGGGCGGTTTGGGCGTTCGTGCGCCGCGACTTCCTGATCGCCTGGAGCTACCCGGTGAACTTCCTCAGCGGGTTCGCCGGCATGATCGGCCAGGTGGCGGTCTTCTACTTCGTCGCGCAGATCGTCGACCCGTCCCGGATCGGCGGGCAGGGGCCGACGGCATACGTCGCGTTCGTCTCGGTCGGTGTGGCGGTCACGACGTTCTTCCAGCTGGGTGCGTTCCGGCTGGCAACCGCCCTCAGGACGGAGCAGTTCATCGGGACGATCGAGTCGCTGCTCGTGGCGCCGGTTTCCATGGTGACGCTCCAGTTCGGGCTCGTCGCCTACGAACTGATGCTGTTGCCCGTGCGGATGGCCCTGTTCCTGGGCATGGTCGGCCTGCTCGGAGTGACGCTCCACCCGGCCGGGGTCCTCTCGGCTCTTTTGTTGCTGGTCGCCTTCGCACCCTTCGTCGCCGGCGTCGCTGCGCTCAGCGCCGCGGCGACGCTGCGGTTCAAAAACGCCTGGAGCGTGATCGGTGCGGGGACCGCCGCGCTGGCCGTGCTGTCCGGCGCGTACTTCCCCGTCTCCGTGTTCCCGCAATGGCTCTTTCATCTGGCCGCGGTCAACCCGATGGCGATCGTGCTGGACGGGATGCGCGCGGCGCTGCTGAGCGGTTCCGGATGGGCCGACGTCGCGCCCGATGTGCTGGCCGTGTTGGCCATCTCTGTGGCGACGCTGCTTGTGGGGCTCGGGGCGTTCCAAGCGGCGTTCCGCGCAGAGCGTCGACGCGGGACGCTTGGCCTGTACTGAGGTGCTCGATGATCACCGCGCAGACGAAGATCGTCCGCAACGACCGGGTCGTCTACCAGGAACTCGCGCCCGGCCAGGGCGCGGTGCTGCTGCACCTGGACACCGCACACTACCACGGGCTCAATCCGGTGGGTGCCCTGATCTGGGACCTGCTGGGGACGGAGGGCGCGACGCTGGGGGAGGTCCTGGCCGGTGTACGGGCCGCCGTGCCGGACGCGCCGGATGCCGTGGAGCGAGACGTGAGGGAGTTCATACAAGCTCTGGCCGACCGCGACGTCGTGCGCACCACCTGACACGAACCGCCAGGTGTTCGGCAAAACATCACGGAAAGGAGGTGAGCCATGAGGTACGAGAAGCCGCAGGTCGCGGACTTCGGACTGATCCAGGATCACACCTTCACACGGTGTGGTGGCTCTGGACCACCACCCAAGGACTGGGACTGCTCCTGTCCGCGCGACAAGTTCGGAGAAGCGTCCTGCGGCCATACGGGGACGTAGGTGCGACAGCACCCGTAACCCCGCACTCCGCGGTCCGCGTCCCACCCGGGACCGCGGAGTCGCTCCACGATGTCCCCGGTGGCGAACGCTGAGCTATGGGTTCCATCGTCGCAACCGTCGGTTTCCCTCCCGATCCGCAGTTGGGCGAGCGCATGCTCGGATCGGCACCCTACCGCGGCACGTGCCGCCAATGCGTAGCCGTCGGCAGGTGCCTGCTCGGCTTCAGCAGAACCGAAGACGGCTCGGATGCCGGCTCGGCGACGCGGGACGGATGGGGTGCGGTCTTCTGCGGGACGCTCGACAACCTGGCTGAGCTGGCCGCCGAACCGGGCGACCGGGTAGCCACCCCGGCCGAGGCGGTGCTGGCGACGTTCCAGCGCTTCGGCAAAGACGCTCCGGCCCGGCTGCGCGGCGCCTTCGCGGCCGCGGTGACCGATGGCAGGCAGCTGTGGTGCTTCCGCGACCACGTGGGCTTGTATACCCTGGTCTACTCCGAACGCGCCGGGACAGTCGCCGTCGCCAGCGAACCGGCGGAGCTCGAACCGGTGCTGCCCACCGGCCTGCAGCCGGACCTGGATGGACTGGAAGCGCTCTTGTACAAGTTCTGCGACGGCAGCGCCGGCACCCACCTGGGGGTGCGGACCCTGCCGGCGGCGACGACCCTGTGCGCGGACGGCTCTTCCGTGCGCCTGCACCGCTACTGGCGTCCGGAGCACCTGATCGAGAGCGCACGGCTGGCAGACGACGAGATCGCCGAGCGGTTCGCGGCGTGCATGTCCCAGGCGGTCGCCCGCACCCTGACCGGTGCAGACGCCATCGCGCTGAGCGGAGGGATCGACTCGACCGCGGTGGCCGCCTTCGCGGCCCCCCTGCACCGCGCGCGCTGGGGGCGGCCGCTGGGAGCGGTTTCCGCCGTCTATCCGCAGCACCCCACCGCTGACGAGAGCGAGTTCATCCGGGCGATGGCGAGTTCGGCCGGGCTCGTGCTCCACACGTACGTTCCCGCAGCCCGCCCCACGGACCATCTGGAGTACTGGACCCGTCTGACCCGGTCCCCGGTCCACCCCCAGTACACGATCTCCGAAACCGAGGAGATGTATCGGTGCGCTCGCGCGCTCGGGTACCGGACGGTCATCACCGGCGAGTACGCGGAGGGGTTGGTCGAGATGCGCCAGGGTCTGTTCCGCCACCTGCTCCGGCGCGGCCGCATCCGCACTCTGGCCCGGCACCTGCGCGGGTACCGGGCCAACGGAGTCGGGCTCGGGTCGCTCGCCGGGCATCTGGCCGTCGCCGCCTTCCCCCGGCTGTATGCAGCCTACCGAAGGGTGAGGGGCGGGCCGCGGGTGCGCGCACCGGACTGGCTCGATGCCGATCGCGTCCGGCAGGCCCGGCGCACCGTGGAGGCGACGAGGCCGACTTGGCGGCACGCGCAGATGCCCGCTTTCGAGGGCGCCAACCTCGCGGGCTGCGCCGACGAGGTGTGCCAGGAGGTGTGCGGCGTGCGCGTGCGGGTCCCCTGGGCCGACGTGGACCTGTGGGAGTTCTTCATGAGCCTGCCCGCGGAGGTGAAGTTCCCGGACGTCCGACCCAAGGGTCTGGTCCGAAGCCTGCTGCGCGGGCGGGTGCCGGATACGATCCTTGACCGGTCGGACAAGACGTACTTCGACGACGCGATCCGGGACAACATCGACTACAAGGCGCTGCGCCGGTGGCTGGTCGAACCCAAGCACCGCCTACGCAGCATCGACTACGAGGTCCTCGCGTACCGGCTCCATATGGAAGACCTGGAACTGTCCGAGTTTTTGTGGGCGAAG
Proteins encoded in this region:
- a CDS encoding asparagine synthase-related protein, encoding MGSIVATVGFPPDPQLGERMLGSAPYRGTCRQCVAVGRCLLGFSRTEDGSDAGSATRDGWGAVFCGTLDNLAELAAEPGDRVATPAEAVLATFQRFGKDAPARLRGAFAAAVTDGRQLWCFRDHVGLYTLVYSERAGTVAVASEPAELEPVLPTGLQPDLDGLEALLYKFCDGSAGTHLGVRTLPAATTLCADGSSVRLHRYWRPEHLIESARLADDEIAERFAACMSQAVARTLTGADAIALSGGIDSTAVAAFAAPLHRARWGRPLGAVSAVYPQHPTADESEFIRAMASSAGLVLHTYVPAARPTDHLEYWTRLTRSPVHPQYTISETEEMYRCARALGYRTVITGEYAEGLVEMRQGLFRHLLRRGRIRTLARHLRGYRANGVGLGSLAGHLAVAAFPRLYAAYRRVRGGPRVRAPDWLDADRVRQARRTVEATRPTWRHAQMPAFEGANLAGCADEVCQEVCGVRVRVPWADVDLWEFFMSLPAEVKFPDVRPKGLVRSLLRGRVPDTILDRSDKTYFDDAIRDNIDYKALRRWLVEPKHRLRSIDYEVLAYRLHMEDLELSEFLWAKDLASIQAFLALW
- a CDS encoding ABC transporter permease; amino-acid sequence: MTITTPPRPYPGFLPGLGAVWAFVRRDFLIAWSYPVNFLSGFAGMIGQVAVFYFVAQIVDPSRIGGQGPTAYVAFVSVGVAVTTFFQLGAFRLATALRTEQFIGTIESLLVAPVSMVTLQFGLVAYELMLLPVRMALFLGMVGLLGVTLHPAGVLSALLLLVAFAPFVAGVAALSAAATLRFKNAWSVIGAGTAALAVLSGAYFPVSVFPQWLFHLAAVNPMAIVLDGMRAALLSGSGWADVAPDVLAVLAISVATLLVGLGAFQAAFRAERRRGTLGLY
- a CDS encoding nucleotidyltransferase family protein, with the protein product MTRSVAPTTPAQALLLLCANPQAATDAVAAGLPADDAAWEAFLALAAGHGVLSLVHRRLSAEAIPLWVAARLRAALEDTLAQNLFLTAELLRLLERFAAGGVRVMPLKGPTLALRLYGNVGLREVRDLDVLVHPSDAEPAHRLLMESGYRPDIPLTPRQEAFYLAHGAMRNFVRRDGRMVVELHWRLAQRYLLFALPFDELWRRRTVQPLGGRSIPDLAPEDLLIVLCAHGAKHRWSRLLWIADVAEFLWHERPDWEATLERARSMGCTRMVLVGATLAGSLLRAPLPDILAAGAATDPMVGTLRDQVTRRLWVPDHSAVAERVGFSMFYYRCRERIGDRLRYVWRSATTPNLQDWSALRLPPALSVLYYAFRPLRLIWKYGSEVVRG
- a CDS encoding PqqD family protein, translating into MITAQTKIVRNDRVVYQELAPGQGAVLLHLDTAHYHGLNPVGALIWDLLGTEGATLGEVLAGVRAAVPDAPDAVERDVREFIQALADRDVVRTT
- a CDS encoding ABC transporter ATP-binding protein: MGSRPEASHMDLRADGTTAGRARAPSFRQEGSGSPAVELVEVTRRFGAVVALDRVSMRVVPGQVAALLGPNGAGKTTLLRVLTGLIDPHEGEARILGQAVTDGGWVTRRLIGLVPSGDRTFYLRLSGLENLVFFARLHGMRGRQAAGRAREVLDQVGLADAGEVAVGRYSHGMQKRLSVARALLTDPPVLLVDEATHDLDPEGAQAVRTLVRARAARGTAVIWTTQRVEEIRGFADTVTVLGRGRVLFDGTVPELLSRSLPRRYILQVRDGARRVPDLAEALDRALGTTGTIEPTAQAEHFLLALPEGAILGDAVAALTASNFQVLACREETPEVEHVFLQITRGDSR